The Vibrio tapetis subsp. tapetis genome segment TATCTTTGATGTAGTCGTCAAACTCGTCAACAAACCCCATTTCAGGATCATGGCAGAGGCGTTCTGACGCTCCTTGACCGCGATGATCATAAGAAAAAATGTCATAGCCCTGAGAGTAAAGGTCGAAGAACAGCTCTTGGTATTTCCAGACACTTTCAATACGGCCATTAATAAAAACAATTGCTTTGGTGTTTGTTGGTGCAGTCATGGACGACCAGTAGAGAGATGAGCTCTTCGTTCCGGTTAAAAAACCGTCTTGCCTTTGTTGCCAAAAAGGCGCAATCTTGCCCTTAAAGAAGGCTTGATAATCGGCCTCTTGGCTAAATGTGAAGTCGGCAGTCGGATCGTTTGGCATGAGAGTTCTACTTAATACAGGTGCAAATTAGTGCTTAGGTTCAGTATATGCGAATGCACAAGAGTGTCTACGCTTAAGCCAGTGAGAGAGTGATTATGGATTTACAGATTTGGTTAGCTTATGTACTAACCGCCATTGTGTTTAGTTTAGCGCCAGGGTCTGGCACAGTAAATTCAGTGAGCAATGGCATCAGTCATGGCATGAAAAAATCATTACCTGCCATTGCTGGATTGCAAATCGGCCTAATGATTCATATTGCTTTTGTAGGGGCTGGTATTGGCGCCTTGGTTGCTCAATCTGCTACTGCTTTCACCATCATTAAATGGGTGGGTGTCGCGTATCTAATTTGGCTTGGTATCAATAAGTGGCGCGACTCATCGTCATTATCTGTCAGCGAAGCGGGTGATGAAAAGTCAGGTTTACAGTTATTGCGCAGCGCCGTCGTTATAAATTTAACAAACCCTAAATCTATCGTGTTTTTGGTGGCGTTGTTTCCTCAATTTATAGACCCTACAGCCACTCAATTGCCTCAATTAATGATATTAGGCGTCACAACAGTCGTTATCGATACGGTTGTTATGCTCTTTTATACTGGGTTAGCGTCTCAGTTAGGTCGATTTATTCGTTCAGAAGCGATGATGGCAAGGCTAAATAAAGTCTTTGGCAGTATGTTTGTTGGTTGCGGTCTATTACTCGCGACTGCTCGCGCATAATCTAAGGTATGGCATTGCTTTTTGTTGGTATTCGCTATTAAATGTGTACTCAATTCGTCAATTAATAAAGACATCTCAGAGCTTTAGCAGGTTTTCGGTATGTATACCTATGTCGCAAGACAACCGATTCTTAACAGCAAGTGCCACACCATTGGTTATGAGTTGTTATTTCGTGATGGTGAAAAAAATGCCTACCCTGAACATGTGGGATCAAACCGTGCGACGTACCGTTTAATTGCCGAGAATTTCCTCTCTTTTCAGTCTTTAACGACCAGCCGTCAATCGAGCTATTTCATTAATTTCCCTCAAGAGAGTTTGATTCGCTTGTTGCCTATGGCTTTGCCTAAAGAGCACATCGTGGTCGAAATACTAGAGACGTGTGAGCCGACGGACGAGCTATTGCAAGCTGTACGTTATTTGCATCGTAATGGTTATGTTATCGCACTTGATGATTTTGATCTTGGCGTGGAATGGGAGCGATTTGTCCCCTATGCCCGAATTATCAAGATCGACTTGATGCAAGTCGGCGTTGAAAGAGCGTGTCAGTATGTGCAGGAGCGAACCAAGCAAGGCAGTAAAAGTCGCTTCTTAGCCGAGCGGGTCGAAACTCAGCAAGAATTTGATATGGTTAAAGGGGCGGGTTTTCACTTGTTCCAAGGTTACTTTTTTAGTAAGCCAGAAGTCGTCAGAAATCATGCTATCAAGCCAGAACAAGTGCTGGCGATGCAGTTATTTCATGAAGTATGTAAAGTCGATGTCGACTATAACAAGGTCGAGCTCCTTATTTCGAGTGACGTTAGCTTAAGCTATCAATTACTTAAGTTTGTGAATGGCTTCTCTACTCGCATAATGGTGCCGATTTCGTCCTTTAAGCAGGCTTTGGTTTATTTGGGTCAAGATAAGCTAAAGCAGTTTGTCTCTCTAGTGGTTGCGTCTTATGTTTCCGTTAGCAAGCCGGGGGAGCTACGCAAGCTCTCTTTGCAACGGGCTCGGTTTTGCCATTTGATGACGCGATACCAACCTTTTTCTGAACAGCGTGATCATGCATTTTTGCTCGGCCTATTTTCACTGCTCGATTCATTTTTAGATCATTCAATGGATCATTTATTAAAGCAGTTACCATTGAGCACTGAGATTAACATTGCATTATTGGAGCGACGCGGCCCATTGGGGTTGTTGTTAGCGATAGAAGAATGCTTTGAACAAGCTGACTGGCAAGGTGTTGAAAAGCTTTGTATTACCCTGCGTCTCGAAGTGGATGACGTTCGGCATGAACTGGTAGAAGCAATGACTTGGAGTGAGCAAATACAAAGCTCTTTAATTGAATCCTCTTCATGAAGAATTTGTGACAATAGAAACACGCGTATTGACGCGTGTTTTTTTTTATCTAATATATATGGATATGCGTATATGAGGTTTTATTGTGATGTTACCCAATCAGTTTTTTAAGTTGTTATCGGATGAAACGCGTTTGAGATGTTTGCTTCTTATTGCCAGAGAAGGCCGCTTATGTGTCTGTGAATTGACGCAGGCGCTACAAGAGAGTCAGCCTAAAATCTCACGCCACCTCGCACAATTACGCCAGTCAGGTGTGCTCAAAGATGAAAGACAGGGTCAATGGGTATATTACGATGTGGCAGATTCATTGCCTGGGTGGATGCGTAAAGTCATAACCGGCTTGCAAGAATCAAATTGTTTGGCAACACAATATGAGCAAGATACATCACGTTTACTTCAGGCCGAAAAGCCAGTGTGCAGTTAGGTTCCAATTTACAATTAATTCAATTTACAAAGAGAGATGTAATGACTATCAAAGTAGGTATTAATGGTTTTGGTCGTATTGGCCGCTTAGCACTTCGTGCTGCATTTAATTGGCCTGAAGTTGAGTTTGTGCGTATTAATGATGTAGCCGGTGATGCTGCAACGTTGGCTCACCTGTTAGAGTTCGATTCAGTTCAAGGGCGCTGGGAGCACGCTGTTACCTCTCAAGGCAATAGTATTCAAGTGCTTGACCATCGTATCGCGACAACACAAGAGAGTGAAATATCAGCAGTTGATTGGTCGGATTGTGATGTTGTAATTGAAGCAACTGGCGTTAACCGCGATATTAGTAAACTGAATCAATACCTCGAACAAGGTGTTGGCCGTGTCGTTGTTTCTGCGCCAGTGAAAGATGCCAATGTCGCCAATGTGGTTGTTGGCGTTAATGATGCGATTTTTGCACCTGAAAAGCACCAGATTGTAACGGCAGCGTCGTGTACGACGAACTGTATTGCACCTGTGGTTAAGGTGATTCACGAGAAACTGGGCATAGCGAATGCGTCGTTTACGACGATTCATGATTTAACCAATACTCAAACCATTCTTGATGCCCCTCATAAAGACTTGCGTCGCGCACGAGCTTGTGGAATGAGTTTGATCCCGACCACAACGGGCAGTGCTAAAGCGATTATTGAAATTTTCCCAGATCTTGACGGTAAGATTAATGGCCATGCCGTACGTGTTCCTCTCGCGAATGCTTCTTTAACGGACATTGTGTTTGAAGTAGAAAGAGACACAACAGTAGAGGAAGTGAATGCGTTACTTAAAGAAGCATCACAAGGTGAGTTAGCTGGTATTTTAGGCTTTGAAGAGCGTCCGTTGGTTTCTATTGATTATCGTGGCGACAAGCGTTCTACGATCGTAGATGCGCTGTCTACGATGTTGGTTGGTAAGCGAATGGTTAAGATTTACGCTTGGTATGATA includes the following:
- a CDS encoding EAL and HDOD domain-containing protein, translating into MYTYVARQPILNSKCHTIGYELLFRDGEKNAYPEHVGSNRATYRLIAENFLSFQSLTTSRQSSYFINFPQESLIRLLPMALPKEHIVVEILETCEPTDELLQAVRYLHRNGYVIALDDFDLGVEWERFVPYARIIKIDLMQVGVERACQYVQERTKQGSKSRFLAERVETQQEFDMVKGAGFHLFQGYFFSKPEVVRNHAIKPEQVLAMQLFHEVCKVDVDYNKVELLISSDVSLSYQLLKFVNGFSTRIMVPISSFKQALVYLGQDKLKQFVSLVVASYVSVSKPGELRKLSLQRARFCHLMTRYQPFSEQRDHAFLLGLFSLLDSFLDHSMDHLLKQLPLSTEINIALLERRGPLGLLLAIEECFEQADWQGVEKLCITLRLEVDDVRHELVEAMTWSEQIQSSLIESSS
- the rhtB gene encoding homoserine/homoserine lactone efflux protein, encoding MDLQIWLAYVLTAIVFSLAPGSGTVNSVSNGISHGMKKSLPAIAGLQIGLMIHIAFVGAGIGALVAQSATAFTIIKWVGVAYLIWLGINKWRDSSSLSVSEAGDEKSGLQLLRSAVVINLTNPKSIVFLVALFPQFIDPTATQLPQLMILGVTTVVIDTVVMLFYTGLASQLGRFIRSEAMMARLNKVFGSMFVGCGLLLATARA
- a CDS encoding metalloregulator ArsR/SmtB family transcription factor codes for the protein MLPNQFFKLLSDETRLRCLLLIAREGRLCVCELTQALQESQPKISRHLAQLRQSGVLKDERQGQWVYYDVADSLPGWMRKVITGLQESNCLATQYEQDTSRLLQAEKPVCS
- a CDS encoding ArsJ-associated glyceraldehyde-3-phosphate dehydrogenase; the encoded protein is MTIKVGINGFGRIGRLALRAAFNWPEVEFVRINDVAGDAATLAHLLEFDSVQGRWEHAVTSQGNSIQVLDHRIATTQESEISAVDWSDCDVVIEATGVNRDISKLNQYLEQGVGRVVVSAPVKDANVANVVVGVNDAIFAPEKHQIVTAASCTTNCIAPVVKVIHEKLGIANASFTTIHDLTNTQTILDAPHKDLRRARACGMSLIPTTTGSAKAIIEIFPDLDGKINGHAVRVPLANASLTDIVFEVERDTTVEEVNALLKEASQGELAGILGFEERPLVSIDYRGDKRSTIVDALSTMLVGKRMVKIYAWYDNEMGYATRTAELMRTVGLAEGK